A stretch of Pseudoclavibacter chungangensis DNA encodes these proteins:
- a CDS encoding NADPH-dependent F420 reductase: MTSITIIGTGTMASAIADVASAAGADIQVLGTSEEKARVLAGRVAGTAGTVGDDVTGEIVVLAVPYPALATIADTYGTRLDGRVVVDITNPLDFATFDSLVVAADGSAAAELQVALPGARIVKAFNTNFAGTLSSRELGGDPTTVLAAGDDESARQAVLDLATAAGLAAADAGTLRRARELEALGFLQLTLAASERITWNGGFALRR, encoded by the coding sequence ATGACGAGCATCACCATCATCGGAACGGGCACGATGGCGTCGGCCATCGCCGACGTCGCGAGCGCCGCGGGCGCCGACATCCAGGTCCTCGGCACGAGCGAGGAGAAGGCGCGGGTCCTGGCCGGTCGTGTCGCCGGCACCGCCGGAACCGTGGGCGACGACGTCACGGGCGAGATCGTCGTGCTCGCCGTGCCCTATCCCGCGCTCGCGACGATCGCCGACACCTACGGCACCCGACTCGACGGTCGGGTCGTCGTCGACATCACCAACCCGCTCGACTTCGCGACGTTCGACTCGCTCGTCGTGGCGGCCGACGGTTCCGCCGCGGCCGAGCTGCAGGTGGCGCTCCCCGGCGCCCGCATCGTCAAGGCGTTCAACACGAACTTCGCGGGGACGCTCTCGTCGCGCGAACTCGGCGGCGACCCGACGACCGTGCTGGCCGCGGGCGACGACGAATCGGCCCGGCAGGCCGTGCTCGATCTCGCCACCGCAGCGGGCCTCGCGGCCGCCGATGCCGGGACGCTCCGTCGCGCCCGCGAGCTCGAGGCGCTCGGATTCCTCCAGCTCACGCTCGCCGCGTCCGAGCGCATCACGTGGAACGGCGGTTTCGCGCTGCGCCGCTGA